A single region of the Ahaetulla prasina isolate Xishuangbanna chromosome 13, ASM2864084v1, whole genome shotgun sequence genome encodes:
- the NRG4 gene encoding pro-neuregulin-4, membrane-bound isoform, whose protein sequence is MRTDHEELCGSSYGSFCLNGGICYTIPSASNPFCRCVDNYTGARCEAILLPSIKSHSRGELFVAVLASVVVLSVLVAGAFFFLCRKGQIPRANALERGEHLFEGNGRDACNKITE, encoded by the exons ATGCGAACAG ATCATGAAGAACTCTGTGGCAGCAGTTATGGATCTTTCTGTCTGAATGGTGGGATCTGTTATACCATACCTTCTGCTTCCAATCCGTTTTGCAG GTGTGTTGACAACTACACAGGAGCTCGTTGCGAAGCAATCTTGCTCCCCAGCATCAAGAGCCACTCAAGAGGAGAACTGTTTGTAGCCGTGTTGGCTTCGGTTGTCGTTCTCAGCGTCTTGGTAGCCGGagcgttttttttcctttgcag GAAAGGCCAGATCCCACGGGCCAATGCCCTGGAGCGTGGCGAACACCTGTTTGAGGGAAATGGCAGGGATGCTTGCAACA AAATAACTGAATAA